Proteins encoded in a region of the Isosphaeraceae bacterium EP7 genome:
- a CDS encoding metallophosphoesterase family protein, producing the protein MRRALISDIHGNLEALEVVLADIEAQDITEIFCLGDIIGYGPNPRECIDRVMERCTVTLLGNHDQGAMFDPDGFNVGAERAIFWTREQLESPHDRVNNERRWEFLGELPRTHKADSFLFVHGSPRNPLSEYIFPEDIYNHRKMERLFQLVEKYCFQGHTHVPGVFTEGFQFYAPDEIDNEYTLGEGKVLVNVGSVGQPRDGDPRACYAILEDAEGGAPRLRYRRLPYDFEATIKKIYAVPELDPFLGDRLRQGR; encoded by the coding sequence GTGCGCCGCGCCCTGATCAGCGACATCCATGGCAATCTGGAAGCCCTGGAAGTGGTCCTGGCCGACATCGAAGCCCAGGACATCACCGAGATATTCTGCCTCGGCGACATCATCGGCTACGGCCCCAACCCGCGCGAGTGCATCGACCGCGTGATGGAGCGGTGCACGGTGACCTTGCTGGGCAACCACGACCAGGGGGCCATGTTCGACCCCGACGGATTCAACGTCGGCGCCGAGCGGGCCATCTTCTGGACACGAGAGCAGCTGGAGAGCCCGCACGACCGGGTGAACAACGAGCGCCGCTGGGAATTCCTGGGCGAGCTGCCCCGCACCCACAAGGCCGACTCGTTCCTGTTCGTCCACGGCTCGCCCCGCAACCCGCTCAGCGAATATATCTTCCCCGAGGATATCTACAATCACCGCAAGATGGAACGCCTGTTCCAGCTCGTCGAGAAGTACTGCTTCCAGGGGCACACTCACGTCCCTGGGGTCTTCACCGAGGGGTTCCAGTTCTACGCCCCCGACGAGATTGACAACGAATACACCCTCGGCGAGGGCAAGGTCCTCGTCAACGTCGGCAGCGTCGGCCAGCCCCGCGACGGTGACCCTCGCGCCTGCTACGCCATCCTCGAGGACGCCGAGGGGGGGGCCCCCCGCCTCCGATATCGACGCCTGCCGTACGACTTCGAAGCCACGATCAAGAAGATTTACGCCGTCCCCGAGCTCGACCCCTTCCTCGGCGACCGTCTCCGCCAGGGTCGCTGA
- the tsaB gene encoding tRNA (adenosine(37)-N6)-threonylcarbamoyltransferase complex dimerization subunit type 1 TsaB codes for MNLLAIETSTDRAALALTTADGRCHVAHVESSGRHGRDLLPALRDLLNGSGLRATDLDALAVGLGPGSYTGLRIGVMAAKTLAYAAGCPLTGLDSLEVLACNAPADVLHVVVIGDAQRGDLYVAEFSRDEPGATLRQAKATRIEPASYLLGLDGGTLVIGPGLRKLASPLPDGLVAGSPEQARPEGERLAELALRVYESGRRDDPWSLEPIYLRRSAAEDQWARRQDAPPALT; via the coding sequence TTGAACCTGCTGGCGATCGAGACCTCCACCGACCGGGCCGCCCTGGCCCTGACCACCGCCGACGGCCGCTGCCATGTCGCGCATGTCGAGTCATCAGGGCGCCACGGCCGCGACTTGCTCCCGGCCCTGCGCGACCTGCTCAACGGCTCGGGCCTGCGGGCCACCGACCTGGATGCGCTGGCCGTGGGCCTCGGCCCGGGCTCTTACACCGGCCTGCGGATCGGCGTGATGGCCGCCAAGACGCTGGCTTATGCGGCGGGCTGCCCGCTCACCGGCCTGGACAGCCTGGAAGTTCTGGCCTGCAACGCCCCCGCCGACGTCCTGCACGTGGTAGTCATCGGCGACGCCCAGCGCGGCGACCTCTACGTGGCCGAATTTTCCCGCGACGAACCGGGGGCGACCCTGCGGCAAGCGAAGGCCACGCGCATCGAGCCCGCGTCCTATCTCCTGGGGCTGGACGGCGGGACGCTCGTGATCGGGCCCGGCCTGCGGAAGCTGGCCTCCCCCCTGCCCGACGGCCTGGTCGCCGGCTCGCCCGAGCAGGCCCGGCCCGAGGGCGAACGGCTTGCGGAGCTGGCCCTGCGGGTGTACGAATCGGGCCGGCGTGATGACCCCTGGTCCCTGGAGCCGATCTACCTGCGCCGGAGCGCCGCCGAGGACCAGTGGGCACGCCGCCAGGACGCCCCCCCCGCCTTGACCTGA
- the zwf gene encoding glucose-6-phosphate dehydrogenase has protein sequence MVDSEANPLRQGLPRTRAPEPCAVVLFGATGDLTHRKLVPALYHLERAGQLPAECAIIGFARRDWSDEKFREEIKPGLAKEAGNGPVFEDAWPAFAQRIAFASGEFDDPEAYAKLKEKLEAIDASHGTRGNRLYYLAASPEFFSTIIENLGKAGLIYEPNSEPWSRVVIEKPFGHDLASALALNRDVSRVLDETQTYRIDHYLGKETVQNIQALRFGNTIFESLWNRQHVASVQITMAEEVGMAGGRGGYYDTAGALRDMVQNHMMQLLCFVAMEPPVNLSADAVRNEKVKVLQALPQWTAADVAANVVGGQYTAGSMQGIDVAGYHQEKGVAADSTTVTYVGMRLELNNWRWAGVPFYLRTGKRLPKRATEIAIEFKRPPTALFEVDREGAGGANLLVLRIQPNEGASLAFQAKIPGSRRRLQEVRMDFRYGTSFASPPPEAYERLLLDVMLGDPTLFTRTDEVESAWRFIDQILDAWKSGEAPPPKPYAAGTWGPEAADELLERDDAHWRRL, from the coding sequence ATGGTCGACTCCGAAGCCAACCCGCTCCGCCAGGGCCTTCCCAGGACCCGAGCCCCCGAACCCTGCGCCGTCGTCCTCTTCGGCGCCACCGGAGACCTGACGCACCGCAAGCTCGTCCCGGCGCTCTACCACCTGGAACGCGCCGGCCAGCTTCCGGCCGAGTGCGCCATCATCGGATTCGCGCGACGCGACTGGTCCGACGAGAAGTTCCGCGAGGAGATCAAGCCCGGGCTGGCCAAGGAGGCCGGCAACGGGCCCGTGTTCGAGGACGCATGGCCCGCCTTCGCCCAGCGCATCGCCTTCGCATCCGGTGAGTTCGACGACCCCGAGGCCTACGCCAAGCTCAAGGAGAAGCTCGAGGCCATCGACGCCAGCCACGGCACGCGCGGCAACCGGCTTTATTACCTGGCGGCCTCGCCCGAGTTCTTCTCCACGATCATCGAGAACCTGGGCAAGGCCGGACTCATCTACGAGCCCAACAGCGAGCCCTGGAGCCGGGTGGTCATCGAGAAGCCGTTCGGCCACGACCTGGCCAGCGCCCTGGCGCTCAACCGAGACGTCTCCCGCGTGCTCGACGAGACCCAGACCTATCGGATCGACCACTACCTGGGCAAGGAGACGGTCCAGAACATCCAGGCCCTCCGGTTCGGCAACACCATCTTCGAGTCGCTCTGGAACCGCCAGCACGTGGCCAGCGTCCAGATCACGATGGCCGAGGAGGTGGGCATGGCCGGCGGACGGGGCGGTTATTACGACACCGCCGGCGCGCTGCGGGACATGGTCCAGAACCATATGATGCAGCTGCTCTGCTTCGTGGCCATGGAGCCCCCGGTCAACCTCTCGGCCGACGCCGTCCGCAACGAGAAGGTCAAGGTGCTGCAGGCCCTGCCCCAGTGGACCGCCGCCGACGTGGCGGCCAACGTCGTGGGGGGCCAGTACACCGCCGGCTCGATGCAGGGGATCGACGTGGCCGGCTACCACCAGGAGAAGGGAGTGGCCGCCGACTCCACGACCGTCACCTACGTGGGCATGAGGCTGGAGCTGAACAACTGGCGCTGGGCCGGAGTTCCGTTCTACCTGCGCACCGGCAAGCGGCTGCCGAAGCGGGCGACCGAGATCGCCATCGAGTTCAAGCGGCCGCCGACGGCCCTGTTCGAGGTCGACCGCGAAGGCGCCGGCGGCGCCAACCTGCTCGTCCTGCGGATCCAGCCCAACGAGGGGGCGAGCCTCGCCTTCCAGGCCAAGATCCCCGGCTCGAGGCGGCGGCTCCAGGAAGTCCGGATGGACTTCCGCTACGGCACCTCGTTCGCCTCGCCGCCCCCCGAGGCCTACGAGCGGCTGCTGCTGGATGTGATGCTGGGCGACCCGACGCTGTTCACCCGGACCGACGAGGTGGAAAGCGCCTGGCGATTCATCGACCAGATCCTAGACGCCTGGAAGAGCGGAGAAGCCCCCCCGCCCAAGCCGTATGCGGCGGGCACCTGGGGCCCCGAGGCCGCCGACGAATTGCTCGAGCGCGACGACGCCCACTGGCGACGACTCTAA
- a CDS encoding class I SAM-dependent methyltransferase, whose protein sequence is MPADQPPESRAQAGQSRTKSAYGLQWNRFRILRPEEDRATFGNRTGLTPADLAGARVMDGGCGMGRYLRVAAEWGAALVVGLDLSEAVLAARDLTADLPNVAVARGDLLSPPFAEGSFDQIYSLGVLDHTPDPRAAFLALAKLLAPGGRIVVWVYPRERPLLERIMDAQRAVSTRLPLPVLLGASRLMAPVGAVKRRLMASRHRLIARAGVALNVLTIGVSMHPDPEVRVCDTLDWYAPKYLSRHTTREVAGWFTQAGLVDIIDISSRQAFFHAGQGNGVNLAGRRPG, encoded by the coding sequence ATGCCCGCCGACCAACCGCCCGAGTCGAGAGCCCAGGCAGGCCAGTCGAGGACCAAGTCGGCGTACGGGCTCCAGTGGAACCGGTTCCGGATCCTCAGGCCCGAGGAGGACCGGGCGACCTTCGGCAACCGGACGGGGCTGACCCCCGCCGACCTGGCCGGCGCCCGCGTGATGGACGGCGGCTGCGGCATGGGCCGCTACCTGCGGGTGGCCGCCGAGTGGGGTGCCGCACTGGTGGTGGGCCTGGACCTGAGCGAGGCGGTCCTCGCCGCGCGCGACCTGACGGCCGACCTTCCCAACGTCGCCGTCGCCCGGGGCGACCTGCTGAGCCCCCCCTTTGCCGAGGGATCGTTCGACCAGATCTACTCGCTCGGCGTGCTCGACCACACGCCCGACCCCCGCGCCGCCTTCCTGGCCCTGGCGAAGCTGCTCGCCCCCGGCGGGCGGATCGTCGTCTGGGTCTACCCGCGCGAGCGGCCCCTGCTGGAGCGGATCATGGACGCCCAGCGCGCCGTGTCGACCCGCCTGCCGCTGCCGGTCCTGCTGGGGGCCAGCCGCCTGATGGCGCCCGTCGGTGCCGTCAAGAGACGCCTGATGGCGAGCCGCCACCGGCTGATCGCCCGGGCCGGGGTGGCGCTCAACGTGCTGACCATCGGCGTGTCGATGCACCCCGACCCCGAGGTCAGGGTCTGCGACACCCTGGACTGGTACGCACCCAAGTACCTCTCCAGGCACACCACGCGGGAGGTCGCAGGTTGGTTCACGCAGGCGGGGCTCGTCGACATTATCGACATTTCTTCACGTCAGGCGTTCTTTCATGCCGGGCAAGGCAATGGGGTGAACCTGGCCGGCCGTCGGCCCGGCTGA
- a CDS encoding glucose-6-phosphate dehydrogenase assembly protein OpcA, whose amino-acid sequence MSTSTTDAFLNGEDIRVDPRAIEAELIRLWGPAAERSGGPTPENPNVTRIVLANLIVVGRAEDESRLAPVLDVVLAQFPSRAIVLRLGREPGRAVEAEVSALCHLPAPGMPQVCSERIILRASHDASDLLPGSVRPLLEADLPVVLWWTDDPREDVPLFEALVDEASRLIIDLPDPAADVEALRKGLDPGLHPFSRDAAWFGITPWRELVAKFFDPPCNEGALDKIKAVRISATSPDIDRTPRQAAWVIAWLAGQLGWGPVGSPKREPGLLTATFNTPRGEVAVEIHSTADASINAPVLMDVSLSIAGDETFRLTRQGTTSPEVHIQIKSSRACALPRSVASPKVDEAHRVAAGLESARKDVPFQRALPHVLWLLGG is encoded by the coding sequence ATGTCTACGTCCACGACCGACGCCTTCCTCAACGGCGAAGACATCCGCGTCGACCCCCGGGCCATCGAGGCCGAGCTGATCCGACTCTGGGGCCCCGCGGCCGAGCGATCGGGCGGGCCGACGCCCGAGAACCCCAATGTCACACGCATCGTGCTGGCCAACCTCATCGTCGTCGGCCGCGCCGAGGACGAGTCGCGGCTCGCCCCGGTGCTCGACGTCGTCCTGGCCCAGTTCCCCTCGCGGGCCATTGTCCTGCGCCTCGGCCGCGAGCCTGGCCGGGCCGTCGAGGCCGAGGTCTCGGCGCTCTGCCACCTCCCCGCCCCCGGCATGCCGCAGGTCTGCAGCGAGCGGATCATCCTCCGCGCCAGCCACGACGCCTCCGACCTCCTCCCCGGCTCCGTCCGGCCGCTGCTGGAGGCCGATCTGCCCGTCGTGCTCTGGTGGACCGACGACCCGCGCGAGGACGTGCCCCTCTTCGAAGCCCTGGTCGACGAGGCCTCACGCCTGATCATCGACTTGCCCGACCCCGCCGCCGACGTGGAGGCCCTGCGCAAGGGCCTGGACCCCGGCCTGCACCCGTTCTCCCGCGACGCGGCCTGGTTCGGCATCACCCCCTGGCGCGAGTTGGTGGCCAAGTTCTTCGACCCGCCCTGCAACGAAGGGGCGCTCGACAAGATCAAAGCCGTCCGCATCTCCGCCACCTCGCCCGACATCGACCGGACCCCACGCCAGGCCGCATGGGTCATCGCCTGGCTGGCCGGCCAACTCGGCTGGGGACCGGTGGGATCGCCGAAACGCGAGCCCGGCCTCCTCACCGCCACGTTCAACACACCGAGGGGCGAGGTCGCCGTCGAGATCCACTCCACCGCCGACGCGTCGATCAATGCGCCCGTGTTGATGGACGTCTCGCTGTCGATCGCCGGCGACGAGACTTTCCGCCTGACCAGGCAGGGCACGACCTCACCCGAGGTCCACATCCAGATCAAGTCGAGCCGCGCCTGCGCGCTGCCCCGCTCGGTCGCCTCGCCCAAGGTC